From one Oncorhynchus keta strain PuntledgeMale-10-30-2019 chromosome 30, Oket_V2, whole genome shotgun sequence genomic stretch:
- the LOC118363437 gene encoding glycerophosphoinositol inositolphosphodiesterase GDPD2-like isoform X3, with the protein MKRRDKVMMSEDSCCRICCRGVYSCYWRHPSERKRKCSRCRLSVLTAVSLLTLFWMYVCLMAFNDREDVNWKAFSILKLWVNWFMVLIIISAVLTIYCTLLLVFALFQLALKEPLDLHCLHKLFLFLGVAFITLGIAGISLQWKEEWHTVLLSLQATAPFLQMGGVGALTLVSWLVFQGFHRSRRVASKILIMVVFAGVSVAMFLSPLFIQSPCLVDEKQLPPKPALFGHRGAPMLAPENTMMSFRKSVGCNVTAFETDVQLSKDRVPYLMHDNGNHFLRRTTDVLQKFPGKDLNHSTNLTWEELQELNTGDWFLKTDPFRSVSQLSEQEKKTAGNQSVPSLLQLLHLAKTHNTSVIFDLKNDNNNDTNDTVKTILNSGIPHDKILWLPPTHREDVKKVAPGFKQVYNNVLDMNRDGADHLNVKYSALSFQEIGELRKRNVSVNLWVVNEPWLFSLMWCSGASSVTTNACSVLQDKNQPDWTMGRDTYRYIWITLDLGSLLIMFALFILKRKELHTCSALESRELSSFLPSE; encoded by the exons ATGAAGAGAAGAGATAaggtgatgatgtcagaggacAGCTGTTGCCGAATATGCTGCAGGGGGGTGTATAGCTGCTACTGGAGGCACCCCAGTGAGAGGAAACGAAAA TGCTCCCGCTGCAGGTTGTCAGTCCTTACCGCTGTGTCCCTCCTCACTCTGTTCTGGATGTACGTCTGTCTGATGGCCTTCAATGACCGCGAGGATGTTAACTG GAAGGCCTTTTCCATTCTGAAACTGTGGGTGAACTGGTTCATGGTGCTAATCATCATCTCTGCTGTATTGACCATCTACTGCACCCTATTACTG GTCTTTGCGCTGTTCCAACTTGCCTTGAAAGAGCCTTTGGACTTACACTGTCTGCACAAG TTGTTCCTGTTTTTAGGTGTGGCCTTCATCACCCTGGGCATTGCTGGAATAAGTCTACAGTGGAAAGAAGAGTGGCACACTGTTCTTCTGTCACTGCAG GCCACGGCGCCATTCctacagatgggaggggttggagCCCTGACCCTGGTCAGCTGGCTGGTGTTCCAGGGCTTCCATAGATCCCGCAGAGTAG CCTCTAAGATCCTCATCATGGTAGTGTTTGCTGGCGTGTCAGTGGCAATGTTCCTCAGCCCACTCTTCATCCAATCCCCTTGTCTGGTGGACGAGAAACAGCTGCCCCCTAAACCTGCCCTCTTTGGTCATCGCGGAGCACCAATG CTGGCCCCAGAGAACACCATGATGTCGTTCAGGAAGAGTGTGGGGTGCAACGTGACCGCCTTTGAGACGGACGTGCAGCTCAG TAAGGACAGAGTACCTTACCTGATGCACGACAACGGCAACCATTTCCTGAGGAGGACTACAGATGTTCTACAGAAGTTCCCTGGGAAAGACTTGAACCACAGCACAAACCTCACCTGGGAGGAGCTACAGGAATTAAACACTGGTGATTGGTTCCTGAAG ACAGATCCATTCCGTTCAGTGTCCCAGCTCTCAGAACAGGAGAAGAAGACAGCTGGGAACCAGAGTGTTCCCTCCCTTCTGCAGCTGCTTCACCTGGCCAAGACTCATAACACCTCTGTCATCTTTGACTTGAAGAATGACAACAACAATGACACTAATGACACTGTGAAAACCATCCTCAACTCTGGCATCCCCCACGACAAG atCCTCTGGCTTCCCCCCACACATAGGGAGGATGTGAAGAAGGTTGCACCAGGATTCAAACAGGTTTACAACAATGTGCTTGATATGAACCGTGATGGAGCAGATCATCTGAATGTCAAGTACAGTGCGTTGAGCTTCCAAGAGATCGG GGAGCTTCGGAAAAGGAACGTTTCAGTGAACCTGTGGGTGGTGAATGAACCATGGCTCTTCTCTTTAATGTGGTGCTCGGGGGCCAGCTCTGTGACCACCAACGCCTGCTCTGTCCTACAGGACAAGAACCAGCCTGACTGGACAATG ggaCGTGATACATACAGATATATATGGATCACATTGGACCTGGGGTCATTGCTCATAATGTTCGCACTCTTCATCTTAAAGAG AAAAGAGCTGCACACATGTTCTGCTTTGGAATCAAGAGAGCTATCTTCCTTCTTACCATCTGAATAG
- the LOC118363437 gene encoding glycerophosphoinositol inositolphosphodiesterase GDPD2-like isoform X1, with amino-acid sequence MKRRDKVMMSEDSCCRICCRGVYSCYWRHPSERKRKCSRCRLSVLTAVSLLTLFWMYVCLMAFNDREDVNWKAFSILKLWVNWFMVLIIISAVLTIYCTLLLVFALFQLALKEPLDLHCLHKLFLFLGVAFITLGIAGISLQWKEEWHTVLLSLQATAPFLQMGGVGALTLVSWLVFQGFHRSRRVASKILIMVVFAGVSVAMFLSPLFIQSPCLVDEKQLPPKPALFGHRGAPMLAPENTMMSFRKSVGCNVTAFETDVQLSKDRVPYLMHDNGNHFLRRTTDVLQKFPGKDLNHSTNLTWEELQELNTGDWFLKTDPFRSVSQLSEQEKKTAGNQSVPSLLQLLHLAKTHNTSVIFDLKNDNNNDTNDTVKTILNSGIPHDKILWLPPTHREDVKKVAPGFKQVYNNVLDMNRDGADHLNVKYSALSFQEIGELRKRNVSVNLWVVNEPWLFSLMWCSGASSVTTNACSVLQDKNQPDWTMGRDTYRYIWITLDLGSLLIMFALFILKRTQEHHIKRHSIMRKWNNGLCLIISRRKELHTCSALESRELSSFLPSE; translated from the exons ATGAAGAGAAGAGATAaggtgatgatgtcagaggacAGCTGTTGCCGAATATGCTGCAGGGGGGTGTATAGCTGCTACTGGAGGCACCCCAGTGAGAGGAAACGAAAA TGCTCCCGCTGCAGGTTGTCAGTCCTTACCGCTGTGTCCCTCCTCACTCTGTTCTGGATGTACGTCTGTCTGATGGCCTTCAATGACCGCGAGGATGTTAACTG GAAGGCCTTTTCCATTCTGAAACTGTGGGTGAACTGGTTCATGGTGCTAATCATCATCTCTGCTGTATTGACCATCTACTGCACCCTATTACTG GTCTTTGCGCTGTTCCAACTTGCCTTGAAAGAGCCTTTGGACTTACACTGTCTGCACAAG TTGTTCCTGTTTTTAGGTGTGGCCTTCATCACCCTGGGCATTGCTGGAATAAGTCTACAGTGGAAAGAAGAGTGGCACACTGTTCTTCTGTCACTGCAG GCCACGGCGCCATTCctacagatgggaggggttggagCCCTGACCCTGGTCAGCTGGCTGGTGTTCCAGGGCTTCCATAGATCCCGCAGAGTAG CCTCTAAGATCCTCATCATGGTAGTGTTTGCTGGCGTGTCAGTGGCAATGTTCCTCAGCCCACTCTTCATCCAATCCCCTTGTCTGGTGGACGAGAAACAGCTGCCCCCTAAACCTGCCCTCTTTGGTCATCGCGGAGCACCAATG CTGGCCCCAGAGAACACCATGATGTCGTTCAGGAAGAGTGTGGGGTGCAACGTGACCGCCTTTGAGACGGACGTGCAGCTCAG TAAGGACAGAGTACCTTACCTGATGCACGACAACGGCAACCATTTCCTGAGGAGGACTACAGATGTTCTACAGAAGTTCCCTGGGAAAGACTTGAACCACAGCACAAACCTCACCTGGGAGGAGCTACAGGAATTAAACACTGGTGATTGGTTCCTGAAG ACAGATCCATTCCGTTCAGTGTCCCAGCTCTCAGAACAGGAGAAGAAGACAGCTGGGAACCAGAGTGTTCCCTCCCTTCTGCAGCTGCTTCACCTGGCCAAGACTCATAACACCTCTGTCATCTTTGACTTGAAGAATGACAACAACAATGACACTAATGACACTGTGAAAACCATCCTCAACTCTGGCATCCCCCACGACAAG atCCTCTGGCTTCCCCCCACACATAGGGAGGATGTGAAGAAGGTTGCACCAGGATTCAAACAGGTTTACAACAATGTGCTTGATATGAACCGTGATGGAGCAGATCATCTGAATGTCAAGTACAGTGCGTTGAGCTTCCAAGAGATCGG GGAGCTTCGGAAAAGGAACGTTTCAGTGAACCTGTGGGTGGTGAATGAACCATGGCTCTTCTCTTTAATGTGGTGCTCGGGGGCCAGCTCTGTGACCACCAACGCCTGCTCTGTCCTACAGGACAAGAACCAGCCTGACTGGACAATG ggaCGTGATACATACAGATATATATGGATCACATTGGACCTGGGGTCATTGCTCATAATGTTCGCACTCTTCATCTTAAAGAG GACACAAGAGCATCATATAAAGAGACATTCTATAATGAGGAAGTGGAATAATGGTTTGTGTCTGATTATCTCTAGAAGAAAAGAGCTGCACACATGTTCTGCTTTGGAATCAAGAGAGCTATCTTCCTTCTTACCATCTGAATAG
- the LOC118363437 gene encoding glycerophosphoinositol inositolphosphodiesterase GDPD2-like isoform X2 — protein sequence MKRRDKVMMSEDSCCRICCRGVYSCYWRHPSERKRKCSRCRLSVLTAVSLLTLFWMYVCLMAFNDREDVNWKAFSILKLWVNWFMVLIIISAVLTIYCTLLLVFALFQLALKEPLDLHCLHKLFLFLGVAFITLGIAGISLQWKEEWHTVLLSLQATAPFLQMGGVGALTLVSWLVFQGFHRSRRVASKILIMVVFAGVSVAMFLSPLFIQSPCLVDEKQLPPKPALFGHRGAPMLAPENTMMSFRKSVGCNVTAFETDVQLSKDRVPYLMHDNGNHFLRRTTDVLQKFPGKDLNHSTNLTWEELQELNTGDWFLKTDPFRSVSQLSEQEKKTAGNQSVPSLLQLLHLAKTHNTSVIFDLKNDNNNDTNDTVKTILNSGIPHDKILWLPPTHREDVKKVAPGFKQVYNNVLDMNRDGADHLNVKYSALSFQEIGELRKRNVSVNLWVVNEPWLFSLMWCSGASSVTTNACSVLQDKNQPDWTMGRDTYRYIWITLDLGSLLIMFALFILKRRKELHTCSALESRELSSFLPSE from the exons ATGAAGAGAAGAGATAaggtgatgatgtcagaggacAGCTGTTGCCGAATATGCTGCAGGGGGGTGTATAGCTGCTACTGGAGGCACCCCAGTGAGAGGAAACGAAAA TGCTCCCGCTGCAGGTTGTCAGTCCTTACCGCTGTGTCCCTCCTCACTCTGTTCTGGATGTACGTCTGTCTGATGGCCTTCAATGACCGCGAGGATGTTAACTG GAAGGCCTTTTCCATTCTGAAACTGTGGGTGAACTGGTTCATGGTGCTAATCATCATCTCTGCTGTATTGACCATCTACTGCACCCTATTACTG GTCTTTGCGCTGTTCCAACTTGCCTTGAAAGAGCCTTTGGACTTACACTGTCTGCACAAG TTGTTCCTGTTTTTAGGTGTGGCCTTCATCACCCTGGGCATTGCTGGAATAAGTCTACAGTGGAAAGAAGAGTGGCACACTGTTCTTCTGTCACTGCAG GCCACGGCGCCATTCctacagatgggaggggttggagCCCTGACCCTGGTCAGCTGGCTGGTGTTCCAGGGCTTCCATAGATCCCGCAGAGTAG CCTCTAAGATCCTCATCATGGTAGTGTTTGCTGGCGTGTCAGTGGCAATGTTCCTCAGCCCACTCTTCATCCAATCCCCTTGTCTGGTGGACGAGAAACAGCTGCCCCCTAAACCTGCCCTCTTTGGTCATCGCGGAGCACCAATG CTGGCCCCAGAGAACACCATGATGTCGTTCAGGAAGAGTGTGGGGTGCAACGTGACCGCCTTTGAGACGGACGTGCAGCTCAG TAAGGACAGAGTACCTTACCTGATGCACGACAACGGCAACCATTTCCTGAGGAGGACTACAGATGTTCTACAGAAGTTCCCTGGGAAAGACTTGAACCACAGCACAAACCTCACCTGGGAGGAGCTACAGGAATTAAACACTGGTGATTGGTTCCTGAAG ACAGATCCATTCCGTTCAGTGTCCCAGCTCTCAGAACAGGAGAAGAAGACAGCTGGGAACCAGAGTGTTCCCTCCCTTCTGCAGCTGCTTCACCTGGCCAAGACTCATAACACCTCTGTCATCTTTGACTTGAAGAATGACAACAACAATGACACTAATGACACTGTGAAAACCATCCTCAACTCTGGCATCCCCCACGACAAG atCCTCTGGCTTCCCCCCACACATAGGGAGGATGTGAAGAAGGTTGCACCAGGATTCAAACAGGTTTACAACAATGTGCTTGATATGAACCGTGATGGAGCAGATCATCTGAATGTCAAGTACAGTGCGTTGAGCTTCCAAGAGATCGG GGAGCTTCGGAAAAGGAACGTTTCAGTGAACCTGTGGGTGGTGAATGAACCATGGCTCTTCTCTTTAATGTGGTGCTCGGGGGCCAGCTCTGTGACCACCAACGCCTGCTCTGTCCTACAGGACAAGAACCAGCCTGACTGGACAATG ggaCGTGATACATACAGATATATATGGATCACATTGGACCTGGGGTCATTGCTCATAATGTTCGCACTCTTCATCTTAAAGAG AAGAAAAGAGCTGCACACATGTTCTGCTTTGGAATCAAGAGAGCTATCTTCCTTCTTACCATCTGAATAG